The Fulvivirga ligni genome window below encodes:
- a CDS encoding SusC/RagA family TonB-linked outer membrane protein, whose amino-acid sequence MKVKCYLIISFLILSRWALAQSGTVTGTVTDAETSDPLPGVSVLVKGTTQGTVTDINGSFTLQAAPENELIFSFIGYLSQEVVVGNKTNFNIVLAQDVETLEEVVVVGYGTQKKSLTTGAISSVKADELKTVSAGRIDQALQGRTSGVNIVRNSGSPGSGTKIRIRGVSSNGGTDPLFIIDGVRTGAAGMDYLSPSEIESIEVLKDAASAAIYGAEGANGVVIVTTKKGKANSTTVTYSGQYGVQSVRPDLMPMMDAQQYQEYMETAGVSGAPAETDLPPVGNGTNWFDELFQDAPQQNHSLTFSGGTDKSTYFVGGTLFKQEGVAGGDKAKFDRYTFRFNSKHEIKKWLTVGENISYANLNRKGISEDTEFGSIVGSALALDPITPVTYEDNEFLPAHVVNNMDKPLLTDRNGDYYGISNFVKGEYGNPLARIDIANGNTVQNKILGNVFLELSPIEGLKITSRFGIDAAWQKYHNWTPSFWFSSESLNTDANGSDSWNEWYTWQFENFASYDKNIGDHHFTLLAGLSQQKYTANWINGSYAGLFREQDKWSYADYVPQDDDRIGSGYETRTLASFFGRINYEYKDKYLFNATVRRDGSSMLADGKQWGTFPSVSLGWVFSNENFFPTGLSSIVNYAKLRASWGQNGSLSNLSPGQWQNSISTNINGIIQYPVPGPDGDVYIIGAAPTNLQNPFLTWETSEQLDFGADFRFLDGKLNFTFDYYKKTTKDLITPGSPPGFVGNGLPFFNAGTVLNRGLEFDLGYGNTAGDFSYDVNVMFSTLKNEVTYLDPNYPVLAGVNVGTGWSQVTQFTEGRPVWFYSGFETDGIFQNQEQVDAYLAEIPDSYTPEPGYPVIIDQNDDGVINSDDRVYLGDAVPDYTLSTTIKLKYKGFDFLAFVTGQFGREVVMGFNRTDRPTTNKPAFFYEDRWTGEGSTNDWFAANTDDSFIYSSDLMVFDGSFARIQQLQLGYTLPQSVLKNAGIKNLRMYVSLDNYFTFTKYPGLDPEAGSNDVRSIGIDRGVYPVPRVILGGLSFSF is encoded by the coding sequence ATGAAAGTAAAATGCTACTTAATCATTAGCTTTTTGATTCTTTCTCGATGGGCTCTTGCCCAGTCGGGTACAGTCACAGGTACAGTGACTGATGCGGAGACTTCGGATCCGCTACCTGGAGTGAGTGTTCTTGTAAAAGGCACTACCCAAGGTACTGTTACAGATATTAACGGTTCCTTTACACTACAGGCCGCACCGGAAAATGAATTGATTTTTTCTTTTATAGGCTACTTATCACAAGAAGTGGTAGTAGGAAATAAAACTAATTTCAATATTGTGCTTGCTCAGGATGTGGAGACTCTTGAGGAAGTTGTAGTAGTTGGATATGGTACTCAGAAGAAGAGTTTAACTACTGGAGCTATATCTTCTGTAAAAGCAGATGAATTGAAAACAGTTTCTGCAGGAAGAATTGATCAGGCTTTACAAGGAAGAACCTCAGGCGTTAACATCGTTAGAAACTCAGGTTCACCGGGTAGTGGTACTAAAATTAGAATTAGAGGAGTATCATCAAATGGTGGAACTGACCCATTATTCATTATAGATGGTGTTAGAACTGGTGCTGCTGGTATGGATTATTTAAGTCCTTCAGAAATAGAGTCAATTGAAGTGTTAAAAGATGCGGCCTCAGCAGCTATTTATGGAGCAGAGGGTGCAAATGGGGTTGTAATCGTTACAACTAAAAAAGGTAAGGCAAATTCCACTACTGTTACTTACAGTGGACAATATGGAGTTCAGTCTGTAAGACCAGATTTAATGCCTATGATGGATGCTCAGCAATACCAGGAATATATGGAAACTGCTGGAGTATCTGGAGCTCCTGCTGAAACTGATCTGCCACCAGTAGGAAACGGTACAAATTGGTTTGACGAACTTTTTCAAGATGCTCCTCAGCAAAACCATAGTTTAACATTCAGTGGAGGTACTGATAAGTCAACTTATTTTGTTGGCGGTACACTATTCAAGCAAGAAGGTGTTGCTGGTGGAGATAAAGCCAAATTTGATAGATACACTTTCAGATTTAATTCAAAGCATGAGATTAAGAAATGGTTGACCGTGGGTGAAAATATTTCTTATGCTAACCTGAATAGAAAAGGTATTTCAGAAGATACGGAGTTTGGATCTATAGTTGGTAGTGCATTAGCATTAGACCCAATTACACCGGTTACATATGAAGATAACGAATTTCTGCCGGCTCATGTAGTTAATAACATGGATAAGCCCCTATTGACAGATAGGAATGGAGATTACTATGGAATTTCTAATTTTGTAAAAGGTGAGTATGGAAACCCTTTAGCAAGAATCGATATTGCAAATGGAAATACAGTTCAAAATAAGATTTTAGGTAATGTATTTTTGGAACTTTCGCCTATAGAAGGTCTTAAAATTACTTCACGTTTTGGTATTGATGCAGCATGGCAAAAATATCATAATTGGACCCCTTCTTTCTGGTTTTCTTCAGAAAGCTTAAATACAGATGCTAATGGATCAGATAGCTGGAATGAGTGGTATACTTGGCAGTTTGAGAATTTTGCTTCTTATGACAAAAACATAGGTGATCACCACTTTACGTTGTTAGCAGGTTTATCTCAACAAAAATATACTGCGAACTGGATCAATGGTAGTTATGCAGGTCTATTTAGAGAACAAGATAAGTGGTCTTATGCTGATTACGTTCCTCAAGATGATGATAGAATAGGAAGTGGGTATGAAACCAGAACTTTAGCATCTTTCTTTGGTAGAATTAACTATGAATATAAAGATAAATATTTATTTAATGCTACGGTAAGAAGAGACGGATCATCAATGTTGGCAGATGGTAAGCAGTGGGGTACTTTCCCTTCAGTATCACTTGGTTGGGTGTTCTCTAATGAAAACTTCTTCCCAACAGGATTATCTAGTATTGTTAACTATGCCAAGTTAAGAGCGAGTTGGGGTCAAAATGGTAGTTTATCTAACCTAAGCCCAGGGCAATGGCAAAACTCAATCTCTACCAATATTAATGGTATCATACAATATCCTGTTCCAGGACCGGATGGTGACGTATATATTATAGGAGCTGCACCAACAAACCTGCAAAATCCTTTCTTAACTTGGGAAACAAGTGAGCAGTTAGATTTTGGAGCTGATTTTAGATTTTTAGATGGTAAATTAAATTTTACTTTTGATTACTATAAAAAGACTACTAAAGACCTTATCACTCCAGGATCACCTCCAGGATTTGTTGGAAATGGTTTACCATTCTTTAATGCAGGAACGGTTCTTAACAGAGGATTGGAATTTGACCTAGGTTATGGTAATACTGCTGGAGACTTCAGTTATGATGTTAACGTTATGTTCTCAACATTGAAGAATGAAGTAACTTATTTAGATCCTAACTATCCGGTGCTTGCAGGTGTAAATGTAGGAACAGGTTGGAGTCAGGTGACTCAATTTACTGAAGGTAGACCAGTATGGTTTTATTCAGGTTTTGAAACTGATGGAATTTTCCAAAATCAAGAACAAGTTGACGCTTATTTAGCTGAGATTCCTGATAGTTATACTCCGGAGCCTGGATACCCTGTTATCATAGATCAAAACGATGATGGCGTAATAAATAGTGATGACAGAGTTTACTTGGGAGATGCTGTTCCTGATTATACATTAAGTACCACAATTAAGTTGAAGTACAAAGGTTTTGATTTTCTTGCATTCGTAACAGGACAATTTGGAAGAGAAGTGGTTATGGGCTTCAACAGAACTGATAGACCAACTACCAACAAACCTGCTTTCTTCTATGAAGATAGATGGACAGGTGAAGGCTCTACAAATGACTGGTTTGCAGCAAATACAGATGATTCATTCATCTATAGCAGTGACTTAATGGTTTTTGATGGTTCATTCGCAAGAATTCAGCAGCTACAGTTAGGTTATACCTTACCTCAATCAGTATTGAAGAATGCTGGTATTAAAAATTTAAGAATGTATGTGTCCTTAGATAATTATTTCACATTCACAAAGTACCCTGGTTTGGATCCTGAAGCGGGAAGTAATGATGTGAGATCAATTGGTATTGATAGAGGAGTTTACCCTGTTCCAAGAGTTATTTTAGGAGGATTATCATTTAGTTTTTAA
- a CDS encoding triple tyrosine motif-containing protein, whose amino-acid sequence MCQNDIELAGRPGILHYTQNEFKGDQQFWSVCEDNDGILYFGNNDGTLIFDGEEWHKVKLPNNSSIRSLASDSAGNVYAGGFNEFGLIKKDITGKYYYQSLFDTLKFSDNKIENLWDVHIVDNTIVYRSFIKLIAISGKKATQLPATSHFINSYVVNGNYFVQDIATGIYKLDLKTMQFEQYFTKQDLLGEEIISILPTDNTDSQLGISKTGKIFEINIAEKQCKLIEQLFSNEDANQVECAINVNKDIYIGTLSTGIIRIDQNGHILDNEGSLPQLQDQSVLNLYKTQQGNVWALLNNGLDCITSNSPITSIFQNASLFDVFIKDQAMYLATNQGVFYSDNFRNRIPKFKKVVGTEGQTWSIREYKGDILAGHDKGLYKIDKLNSKKIGSTSGIWKVIPVRENSDIFLAANYSGLFVVTKRNGEWVYLNEIQGFEESTRDILEADEDGTFWVCHGFKGVFRIKIDTNYERVTSVEHFTTQNGLISPYSINVAKWEDQIIFTTDNGIYTYNKTNNQFEPHAKLNSILDPTENTRTIMQHGDKTWFIQDDEAGYFLTNNHEEYEKGYFLQFKGEFNRGMECIAPLNSQQVMLGTKMGLYLFDLTYKERVAPAQTIITGAQYMSATESEHLPLDGETITLPNNTNSIRFDFAVPDMQNDVDIQYSYQLENMDEEWSTWQSDSYKEYSHLRPGTYTFKVRSRSLVGTQGEETSISFKLLPLWYQTKWAVILYFLVAFLITIAVIKIVKARIIKEREKAREEEQKAKKLLELELEQLKLKAEKDKIKRDKVLLEEDVILKSKELANYTMMLVKKKEIFSEIQGDIKELRGQVKTEGSRKKLQNMYSKLNKHLIGEEYMQVFESNFEKVHHDFFNKLKAEYPQLTQRELRVCAFIKMNLTNKEISPLLNISVRGVETARYRIRKKMNLEHEHNFTEFLEGLTEKSKR is encoded by the coding sequence ATGTGTCAAAACGACATAGAACTTGCAGGAAGGCCGGGAATCTTACATTATACACAGAACGAATTTAAGGGGGATCAGCAGTTCTGGTCAGTGTGTGAAGACAATGATGGCATCCTCTATTTTGGCAATAATGACGGCACATTAATTTTTGACGGTGAGGAATGGCACAAGGTGAAGCTTCCTAATAACTCATCAATACGTAGCCTCGCCTCAGATTCAGCGGGTAACGTTTATGCAGGTGGTTTTAATGAATTCGGGCTGATTAAAAAGGATATAACTGGCAAATACTATTACCAATCGTTATTTGATACACTGAAATTTTCAGATAATAAGATAGAAAACCTATGGGATGTACATATTGTAGATAACACCATAGTCTATAGAAGCTTTATAAAGCTCATTGCCATCTCAGGTAAGAAAGCCACTCAACTTCCCGCCACAAGCCATTTTATTAATTCTTATGTAGTTAATGGAAATTACTTTGTACAGGATATTGCCACTGGAATATATAAACTGGATTTGAAAACTATGCAGTTTGAGCAATACTTCACTAAGCAGGATCTACTTGGCGAGGAAATTATATCAATATTACCGACGGATAACACTGATTCGCAACTTGGCATTAGTAAAACCGGCAAAATTTTCGAAATAAATATAGCTGAAAAGCAGTGTAAACTAATAGAGCAGCTATTTTCTAATGAGGACGCAAATCAGGTAGAATGTGCCATCAATGTTAACAAAGACATCTACATAGGCACATTAAGCACTGGAATAATAAGAATTGATCAAAATGGCCATATTTTGGACAATGAAGGAAGTCTCCCTCAGCTTCAGGATCAAAGCGTACTCAACTTATATAAGACTCAACAGGGTAATGTCTGGGCTCTATTGAATAATGGTCTTGATTGCATTACTTCTAACTCGCCCATCACCTCTATTTTTCAGAATGCTAGTTTATTTGATGTATTTATAAAAGATCAGGCAATGTATCTGGCCACCAACCAGGGTGTATTTTATTCTGATAATTTTAGAAATAGAATACCAAAATTTAAAAAAGTGGTAGGCACAGAAGGCCAAACATGGTCTATAAGAGAGTATAAAGGAGATATTTTAGCCGGACATGATAAAGGACTTTACAAAATAGATAAGCTCAACAGCAAAAAAATAGGCAGTACTTCAGGCATTTGGAAAGTAATACCTGTAAGAGAAAATTCGGACATATTCTTAGCTGCCAATTACAGTGGCCTCTTTGTTGTCACTAAAAGAAACGGTGAATGGGTTTATTTAAACGAAATACAAGGATTTGAAGAATCAACGAGAGATATTCTTGAGGCCGATGAAGACGGAACTTTCTGGGTATGCCATGGATTTAAAGGCGTTTTTAGAATTAAAATAGATACTAACTACGAAAGAGTAACCTCAGTGGAGCATTTTACTACTCAAAATGGTCTGATTTCTCCCTACAGTATCAATGTAGCCAAATGGGAAGACCAAATCATCTTCACCACCGACAATGGCATTTATACATACAATAAAACCAATAATCAGTTTGAACCACACGCCAAACTGAACTCTATCCTGGATCCCACAGAGAATACTCGAACCATCATGCAACACGGTGACAAGACCTGGTTTATACAGGATGATGAGGCCGGATACTTCTTAACAAATAATCATGAGGAGTATGAAAAGGGCTACTTCCTACAGTTTAAAGGTGAATTTAATCGCGGTATGGAGTGTATAGCACCTCTTAACAGTCAACAGGTAATGTTAGGGACCAAGATGGGCTTATACCTTTTTGATCTAACCTACAAAGAGAGAGTAGCTCCTGCTCAGACTATAATCACCGGAGCTCAGTATATGTCAGCTACGGAAAGTGAGCACCTTCCTTTAGATGGAGAAACAATCACCTTACCCAACAATACTAATTCTATCCGATTCGATTTTGCAGTTCCTGATATGCAAAATGATGTTGACATTCAGTATTCCTACCAATTAGAGAATATGGATGAGGAATGGTCCACTTGGCAATCTGATAGTTATAAAGAGTATTCCCATCTGAGACCAGGAACTTATACTTTTAAAGTAAGAAGCAGAAGCCTGGTAGGTACGCAAGGAGAAGAAACTTCCATAAGCTTTAAGCTATTGCCATTGTGGTATCAAACAAAATGGGCCGTTATATTATACTTTTTAGTGGCATTCTTGATCACCATAGCAGTAATAAAAATAGTTAAGGCCAGGATTATAAAAGAAAGAGAAAAAGCCAGAGAAGAAGAACAAAAGGCGAAAAAGCTTTTAGAGCTAGAACTGGAACAGTTAAAACTAAAGGCTGAGAAGGACAAAATTAAGCGTGATAAAGTGCTGCTGGAGGAAGATGTAATTCTTAAAAGTAAAGAGCTGGCCAATTACACTATGATGCTTGTAAAGAAAAAAGAAATTTTCTCTGAGATTCAAGGTGACATCAAAGAATTAAGAGGGCAGGTTAAAACTGAAGGATCCAGAAAGAAATTACAAAATATGTATTCCAAACTCAATAAACATTTAATAGGTGAGGAATACATGCAAGTTTTCGAGTCCAATTTTGAAAAAGTACACCATGATTTCTTCAATAAACTAAAAGCAGAATACCCTCAACTAACTCAGCGTGAGCTTAGAGTTTGTGCTTTCATTAAAATGAACCTAACTAATAAGGAGATTTCTCCACTATTGAATATTTCTGTAAGAGGTGTAGAAACTGCCAGATATAGAATCAGAAAGAAAATGAATCTGGAGCATGAACATAACTTCACAGAATTTTTAGAAGGACTAACGGAAAAAAGTAAGAGGTGA
- a CDS encoding response regulator has translation MNSKSAEVVMLIDDNEIDVFINQKVLEFDQFAERIITYYSAKEALTYLAEAPIQDIPDVIFLDLNMPVIDGFKFLEEYSTFSDQIREKVTIIVLTSSDNSNDKERIKNNSDVLLFQSKPITEQKLENIRKLLK, from the coding sequence ATGAATAGTAAAAGTGCGGAGGTTGTCATGCTGATTGATGACAATGAAATCGATGTGTTTATTAATCAGAAAGTCTTAGAGTTTGATCAGTTTGCTGAAAGAATAATCACTTATTACTCCGCTAAAGAGGCCTTAACCTATCTGGCAGAAGCTCCTATTCAGGATATTCCAGATGTTATATTCCTGGATTTAAACATGCCTGTAATAGATGGATTCAAGTTTTTAGAGGAGTATTCCACGTTTTCAGACCAAATTAGAGAAAAAGTAACCATAATTGTTCTTACCAGCTCAGACAATAGTAATGACAAGGAGAGAATAAAAAATAACTCAGATGTTCTCTTATTTCAGTCGAAGCCAATTACTGAACAAAAGCTTGAAAACATCAGAAAGCTTTTGAAGTAA